A window of the Procambarus clarkii isolate CNS0578487 chromosome 79, FALCON_Pclarkii_2.0, whole genome shotgun sequence genome harbors these coding sequences:
- the sip1 gene encoding tuftelin-interacting protein 11 translates to MSDNEVEKFEISDYDLENEFSTQRPGRRQTKEQQIYGVWAQESGDEEEGEPEPMVIPLPRVRVLRGGLNFVSGGIQQSSKKGDKDKKEGSDEESESELAPRPMFGAGADSSDEETTVKIQKPAAFVSKKSSDYSSHASSSKPRDIAGLRRGGAPGGGKTGLLGSGMADWEKYTSGIGSKLLKKMGFEEGKGLGKNLQGISTPVEASKRKGKGAIGFYGSERTDRSLKDFPVHDSDEEDKEKFKELLQQWKKTGSKKKIKYIYKSAEEVIQEGKTKKLKPTDDSHITKTKVIDMTGPETRVLSSYHAIAGQKNFVDEYEEDKKKKYEHFDLPELLHNLQILLENCEDDIVRNARTLERENDRIVHLNHEREKYELLVEREKKELDSLDQSLVLVESLETRHKEQTLSLSEATAIFTELKSDYLKIYNTYEIPYLAPTYVTPLLKELLSTWNPLAHPTAHKEIFATWQQLVDLGGNQHQQPDTNVPLDPYHHLVWETWTAAVRSTVMGPWEPRDCGPLLAVLEAWNYPLVPVWIQGHLLQHVILPRITRAVHNWNPLQDTVPIHTWLHPWLPLLVDHLQSVYPVIRQKLSAALVHWHPNDRSAKMVLQPWKRVFSEIAMTTLIQSNIQPKLESALVEMAINPHNQNLDPWHWFLDWDDLLPTQVSLDILERCFFPRWYQALATWLSANPPHPDVIAWYKGWRDLMPKSVANHLQIRQKFQQALEVCSRALSYQPGASDQFSLLLAGLDKLSEPPPPPPLGSPPRQRSKDWADIISSARRETLSMREVVERRCLERGIVFVPIPDRKHEARPVYRCGKLNISFNKNIIYVQTERGWMPKSLTTLLDDA, encoded by the exons ATGTCAGATAATGAAGTTGAAAAGTTTGAGATCTCTGACTATGACCTGGAAAATGAGTTCAGCACCCAGCGCCCAGGTCGAAGGCAGACCAAGGAACAGCAGATTTATGGTGTCTGGGCACAAGAAAGTGGGGATGAAGAG GAAGGAGAGCCTGAACCCATGGTTATTCCACTCCCCCGGGTTCGTGTCCTACGAGGGGGGCTCAACTTTGTTTCAGGGGGTATCCAGCAGTCGAGTAAGAAGGGCGACAAGGACAAAAAAGAGGGCTCCGATGAGGAATCAGAGTCAGAACTTGCTCCGAGACCCATGTTTGGCGCTGGTGCTGATTCCAG TGATGAGGAAactactgtaaaaatacaaaagcCAGCAGCATTTGTAAGCAAGAAATCATCAGATTACTCTTCACATGCTTCGTCTTCCAAACCAAGAGATATTGCGGGACTGCGCCGGGGTGGAGCACCTGGAGGGGGTAAAACCGGCCTGCTGGGAAGTGGCATGGCCGACTGGGAAAAGTATACTTCCGGTATTGGCAGTAAGCTCTTGAAGAAGATGGGCTTTGAAGAAGGTAAAGGTCTTGGTAAGAACTTGCAAGGTATATCAACACCTGTAGAGGCAAGCAAGCGGAAGGGAAAGGGGGCCATTGGTTTTTATGGATCTGAAAGAACTGACAGGTCATTGAAAGACTTTCCAGTGCATGATTCAGATGAAGAAGATAAAGAAAAGTTCAAGGAGCTCCTTCAGCAATGGAAGAAAACTGGAAGCAAGAAGAAAATAAAATACATATATAAGAGTGCTGAGGAAGTTATTCAGGAAGGTAAGACTAAGAAACTAAAGCCAACAGATGACAGCCATATAACTAAAACTAAGGTTATTGACATGACAGGACCAGAAACAAGAGTCTTGAGTAGTTATCATGCTATAGCTGGCCAGAAAAATTTTGTTGATGAATATGAAGAAGATAAGAAGAAGAAATATGAGCATTTTGATTTACCCGAACTTTTACATAACCTACAGATACTCTTGGAAAATTGTGAAGATGATATTGTCCGCAATGCTCGCACTTTAGAACGCGAAAATGACAGAATTGTTCATCTTAATCATGAAAGGGAAAAATATGAGCTTttagtagagagagagaaaaaagaactTGACAGCCTTGACCAATCTCTGGTCCTTGTGGAAAGTTTAGAAACAAGACATAAAGAGCAGACACTAAGTCTCAGTGAAGCTACAGCTATATTTACTGAGTTAAAATCAGATTATCTGAAAATATACAATACTTATGAGATCCCTTACCTGGCACCAACTTATGTGACTCCTCTTTTGAAAGAGTTACTTAGTACATGGAATCCACTTGCACATCCAACAGCTCACAAAGAAATATTTGCTACATGGCAGCAGTTGGTAGATTTAGGTGGAAATCAGCATCAGCAACCAGATACTAATGTACCTTTAGATCCATACCACCACCTGGTATGGGAGACCTGGACTGCTGCTGTACGATCCACAGTTATGGGTCCTTGGGAACCACGAGACTGTGGTCCATTACTTGCTGTACTGGAAGCATGGAACTATCCACTGGTTCCAGTATGGATCCAAGGACACCTACTTCAACATGTAATTTTACCTCGTATTACACGTGCTGTTCATAACTGGAATCCACTTCAAGATACTGTGCCAATTCATACTTGGCTTCATCCCTGGCTTCCTTTATTAGTAGACCATCTTCAATCTGTATATCCTGTAATCCGTCAGAAACTTTCAGCTGCTCTTGTTCACTGGCACCCAAACGATCGCTCTGCCAAGATGGTTTTGCAGCCATGGAAAAGAGTGTTTAGTGAAATAGCAATGACCACTCTAATTCAGTCCAACATTCAGCCAAAATTGGAGTCTGCACTAGTTGAAATGGCTATTAACCCACACAATCAGAATCTGGATCCCTGGCATTGGTTCCTAGATTGGGATGATCTGTTGCCAACACAGGTTTCATTAGATATATTGGAGCGATGTTTCTTTCCCCGTTGGTACCAGGCATTGGCTACATGGCTTTCTGCAAACCCTCCTCATCCTGATGTTATTGCATGGTACAAAGGGTGGCGAGATCTTATGCCAAAGAGTGTTGCAAATCATCTTCAGATACGACAAAAGTTTCAACAGGCCCTGGAGGTGTGCAGCCGTGCTCTCAGCTACcaaccgggtgcttccgatcaatTTAGTCTTTTGTTGGCTGGTTTAGACAAACtgagtgaaccaccaccaccaccaccactaggttcTCCCCCT